Proteins encoded together in one Primulina huaijiensis isolate GDHJ02 unplaced genomic scaffold, ASM1229523v2 scaffold43369, whole genome shotgun sequence window:
- the LOC140970148 gene encoding probable trehalose-phosphate phosphatase F, with the protein MDLKSSKVSPVLTDPTPVNKSRLGIHSSLLPSFSNSVSAVPRKKPGKLDDVRSNGWLDAMISSSPPRKKAVKDFNSLSDETDIAYLSWMIRYPSALNSFQLIMDVARNRKLVIFLDYDGTLSPIVDDPDLAFMSGEMRVAVKNVANHFPTAIISGRSRNKVYELVGLKELYYAGSHGMDIMLPAKDTVSGNNLNCVKGTDIEGKEVNLFQPASEFLPMINEVYTALVEITKDIKGSKVENHKFCVSVHYRNVDEMSWPVIAQHVHDIMKEHPRLRLTHGRKVLEVRPVIEWDKGKAVEFLLKSLGFSNHRDVLPIYIGDDRTDEDAFKVLRKEYRGHGILVSAVPKESNAFFSLRDPSEVQYFLESLVKKVQQDEA; encoded by the exons ATGGATTTGAAGTCATCAAAAGTGTCTCCTGTTCTTACGGATCCTACACCAGTGAACAAATCGAGGCTGGGGATCCATTCCAGTCTCTTACCATCATTCTCGAATAGTGTTTCTGCAGTTCCAAGAAAAAAGCCCGGAAAACTAGACGATGTTCGATCTAACGGCTGGCTCGATGCAATGATATCTTCATCCCCTCCTCGTAAAAAGGCTGTCAAGGATTTCAACAGTTTATCGGACGAAACAGATATTGCTTACCTGTCTTGGATG ATTAGATATCCATCGGCTCTCAACTCCTTCCAACTGATCATGGATGTTGCGAGGAATAGGAAATTAGTGATATTCTTGGACTATGATGGAACTCTTTCCCCCATTGTGGACGACCCTGATCTGGCTTTTATGTCTGGCGAA ATGCGTGTTGCTGTAAAAAATGTGGCAAATCATTTTCCAACAGCTATCATCAGTGGAAGAAGCCGGAATAAG GTTTATGAATTAGTAGGACTTAAAGAACTCTATTACGCCGGTAGTCATGGCATGGACATCATGCTCCCGGCCAAAGACACGGTGTCTGGAAACAATTTAAACTGTGTCAAGGGTACTGATATAGAG GGGAAGGAGGTGAATCTGTTCCAGCCCGCGAGTGAATTTTTACCCATGATCAATGAG GTTTATACCGCCCTTGTTGAGATTACAAAAGACATTAAAGGTTCAAAAGTGGAGAACCATAAATTTTGCGTCTCTGTACATTATCGTAACGTAGATGAAATG AGTTGGCCTGTAATTGCACAGCATGTTCATGACATTATGAAGGAACATCCTCGATTAAGACTAACACATGGACGAAAG GTATTAGAGGTTCGGCCGGTGATCGAGTGGGATAAAGGAAAAGCAGTCGAATTTCTTCTGAAATCGTTAG GATTTAGTAATCATAGAGATGTGCTTCCTATATATATTGGAGATGACAGAACCGACGAAGATGCTTTCAAG GTACTGAGGAAGGAATATCGAGGACACGGCATTCTTGTGTCTGCTGTCCCTAAAGAAAGCAACGCTTTCTTCTCTCTGAGGGACCCTTCAGAG GTTCAATATTTCCTCGAATCCCTCGTCAAAAAGGTGCAACAAGATGAAGCATAG
- the LOC140970147 gene encoding flavin-containing monooxygenase FMO GS-OX-like 4: protein MTINSPTATVPFSIAAMPVIASRTVAVIGAGAAGLAAARELVLQGHSVVVYERDTRLGGTWAYTPESESNLMGLDPMRQIVQSSLYASLRTNLPREVMGFRAFPFSASQKPGRDARRFPGHAEVLEYLKDFADEFGLRDLVRFGCEVCHVRMMEDHKWMVRSRKRNEFGDSREDDKVYDAVVVCNGHYTEPRIAEIPGIDEWPGKQIHSHNYRVPEPYRNQIVVLIGSAASANDISRDIAEVAKEVHIASRSVQIEELGKLSGHENIWLHSMISYVCKDGTVAFEDGKEVFADVILHCTGYKYHFPFLETNGVVTVDDNRVGPLYKHIFPPALAPWISFVGLPWKVVPFPMFEYQCKWLAGVLSGQIPLPTINEMMADVEGFYSSMEASGIAKRFTHRVGDLQFEYNDWLAGQSGSPPTEEWRKPMYLVASRKKRSAPETYRDEWEDEDLISLAHLDFEKYISNVKISL, encoded by the exons ATGACTATAAACAGCCCCACGGCGACGGTCCCGTTCTCCATAGCGGCAATGCCAGTGATCGCCTCCAGAACAGTAGCTGTGATTGGCGCTGGCGCTGCCGGTCTTGCTGCGGCCCGGGAGCTTGTGCTCCAAGGCCATAGCGTCGTGGTTTACGAGCGGGACACCCGACTTGGCGGCACGTGGGCCTACACTCCCGAGAGCGAGTCCAACCTTATGGGACTCGATCCGATGCGACAAATCGTTCAATCCAGCCTCTATGCATCCCTCCGCACGAACCTCCCCCGGGAAGTAATGGGTTTCAGGGCCTTCCCGTTTTCCGCTAGCCAAAAACCCGGGAGGGATGCTCGGAGGTTTCCGGGACACGCGGAGGTGTTGGAGTATTTGAAGGATTTCGCGGATGAGTTTGGGTTGCGGGACTTGGTAAGGTTTGGGTGTGAGGTATGTCATGTGAGGATGATGGAAGATCACAAATGGATGGTGAGATCAAGAAAGAGAAATGAATTTGGTGATAGTCGTGAAGATGATAAAGTTTATGATGCTGTGGTAGTTTGCAACGGACATTATACGGAGCCTCGGATTGCTGAAATACCAG GGATTGATGAGTGGCCAGGGAAACAAATTCATAGCCACAATTATCGTGTTCCCGAGCCCTATCGCAATCAA ATTGTGGTACTGATTGGGAGTGCTGCAAGTGCTAATGATATCTCCAGAGATATTGCTGAAGTGGCTAAAGAAGTTCACATTGCATCCAGATCAGTCCAAATTGAAGAACTTGGAAAACTCTCGGGTCATGAAAATATTTGGCTCCATTCAATG ATCAGCTATGTCTGTAAAGATGGTACTGTGGCTTTTGAAGATGGAAAAGAAGTGTTTGCCGATGTTATCCTTCACTGCACAGG GTACAAGTATCACTtcccatttcttgaaacaaacggAGTCGTGACTGTGGATGACAATCGTGTCGGTCCACTGTACAAGCACATTTTTCCACCAGCCTTAGCCCCATGGATTTCATTTGTTGGCTTGCCATGGAAG GTTGTACCTTTCCCCATGTTTGAATACCAATGCAAGTGGTTAGCTGGAGTTTTATCCGGTCAAATTCCCCTCCCAACAATAAATGAAATGATGGCTGATGTTGAAGGTTTTTACTCATCAATGGAAGCATCTGGCATTGCTAAGCGGTTCACTCATAGAGTCGGCGACCTTCAG TTCGAGTATAATGACTGGTTAGCTGGCCAGAGTGGCTCTCCTCCAACCGAAGAATGGAGAAAGCCAATGTATTTGGTGGCTAGCAGGAAAAAGAGAAGTGCACCAGAGACATACCGCGACGAGTGGGAAGACGAAGATTTGATCTCCCTGGCTCATCTGGACTTCGAAAAATACATTTCCAATGTCAAGATCTCTTTGTAG
- the LOC140970146 gene encoding cation/H(+) antiporter 15-like gives MSDSGATTINKTDDTIICYAPTMITTNGIWQGDNPLDYSLPLFILQLSLVVVITRILVFVLKPFRQPRVISEILGGVILGPSLLGQSSRFANTIFPLRSVMVLETMANVGLLYFLFLVGVEMDIAVIRRSGKKALVIAAAGMILPFLVGFAFSFILHSDTHILKMGTFVLFLGVSLSVTAFPVLARILAELKLLNTDIGRIAMSAALINDMFAWILLAFAIAMAENEAMSLASVWVILSSVAFVIFCVYVVRPVISWLIRRTPEGESISEFYICLILTGVMISGFITDAIGTHSVFGAFVFGLVVPNGPLGVTLIEKLEDFVSGLLLPLFFAISGLKTDITLITGVKTWAILAVIIVLACAGKIAGTLLVALYYKMPFYEGLALGFLMNTKGLVEIIVLNVGKDQKVLDDQSFSVMVVAAVVMTSIIAPVVIKIYRPARKFIPYKRRTIQRTKRDGEFRVLVCVHSPRNVPTVINLLEASHPTKKSPIGAYILHLVELTGRASAMLIVHNTRKSGRPALNRTQAQSDHIINAFENFEQRASFVSVNPLTAISPYSTMHEDICSVSEDKRVALIIIPFHKQQTVDGGMEATNPAFQTINQNVLANAPCSVGILVDRGLNGSTRLAANQVTHHVAVLFFGGADDREALAYAWRMCEHPRISLSVLRFLPGESTVEPTQDGRLNQNGGQTLTVVTDNDREKQLDEDYINEFRARTMHDSSVVYTEKVVNHGEETVAAIRSIDTIHDLFIVGRGQGIVSSVTAGLTDWSECPELGAIGDLLASSDFAATYSVLVVQQYVGMEAHGDAIIATPDSPNQHQEQYSFTPPRNQAVFHPQP, from the exons ATGTCGGATTCAGGGGCGACAACCATCAACAAAACGGACGATACGATAATATGCTATGCTCCGACCATGATAACCACCAACGGGATTTGGCAAGGCGATAACCCTTTGGATTATTCTTTGCCACTCTTCATATTGCAATTGTCGCTCGTCGTCGTCATAACTCGTATTCTTGTTTTCGTCTTGAAACCATTTCGCCAGCCTCGTGTCATTTCTGAGATCCTT GGAGGGGTGATCTTGGGTCCATCACTGCTAGGACAAAGCAGCCGATTCGCAAACACGATTTTTCCTTTAAGAAGTGTAATGGTTCTTGAAACTATGGCAAATGTAGGCCTTCTCTATTTCCTTTTTCTTGTCGGAGTAGAAATGGACATTGCTGTGATTCGTCGGAGTGGCAAAAAGGCTTTAGTCATTGCTGCTGCGGGCATGATTTTACCGTTTCTTGTTGGCTTTGCTTTCTCTTTTATTCTGCATTCAGACACACATATCCTAAAGATGGGCACTTTCGTGCTCTTCCTTGGGGTTTCGCTTTCTGTCACCGCTTTCCCTGTTCTTGCGCGTATATTAGCAGAGCTTAAACTTCTCAACACGGACATCGGAAGAATTGCCATGTCTGCGGCTCTGATCAATGACATGTTTGCATGGATTCTCTTAGCATTTGCCATTGCCATGGCTGAGAATGAGGCAATGTCATTGGCTTCAGTTTGGGTGATATTGTCAAGCGTAGCCTTTGTTATTTTCTGTGTTTATGTGGTACGTCCGGTCATTTCATGGTTGATACGAAGGACCCCTGAAGGAGAATCCATCAGTGAATTCTACATCTGCCTTATACTCACCGGGGTTATGATATCCGGTTTCATCACAGATGCTATAGGAACACATTCTGTTTTTGGAGCTTTCGTTTTTGGCTTAGTGGTACCCAATGGACCTCTTGGTGTAACCCTCATAGAGAAGCTTGAAGACTTCGTTTCAgggcttctgctgccccttTTCTTCGCCATTAGCGGCCTCAAAACAGATATTACTTTGATAACAGGAGTGAAAACATGGGCCATTTTAGCCGTTATAATTGTTCTGGCATGTGCCGGTAAAATCGCGGGAACACTTCTTGTCGCTCTTTATTACAAGATGCCGTTCTACGAAGGGCTTGCTCTAGGTTTCCTGATGAACACTAAAGGGCTTGTAGAGATTATTGTTCTTAACGTCGGCAAAGACCAAAAG GTCTTGGATGATCAGTCTTTTTCTGTCATGGTAGTTGCAGCAGTGGTTATGACTTCGATAATCGCACCAGTTGTCATCAAGATCTACAGGCCGGCGAGAAAATTCATACCCTACAAAAGGAGAACGATTCAGAGAACGAAACGGGACGGCGAGTTTCGTGTCCTCGTGTGTGTTCACTCTCCAAGAAATGTCCCAACAGTCATCAACCTCCTTGAAGCCTCTCATCCTACCAAGAAATCTCCCATTGGGGCATACATTCTGCACCTTGTCGAGCTCACGGGCCGTGCATCAGCCATGCTTATAGTGCACAACACTAGGAAATCAGGACGCCCAGCCCTCAACCGTACGCAAGCTCAATCCGATCACATCATCAACGCATTTGAAAACTTTGAGCAACGCGCTAGTTTCGTCTCCGTCAACCCCCTCACCGCCATATCCCCTTACTCAACCATGCATGAAGACATTTGCAGCGTCTCAGAGGACAAGCGAGTTGCCTTAATCATAATCCCTTTCCATAAGCAACAAACAGTGGATGGAGGAATGGAAGCAACCAATCCAGCATTTCAAACAATTAACCAAAATGTATTAGCCAATGCCCCTTGCTCGGTTGGGATCCTTGTGGATAGAGGACTCAACGGATCCACAAGATTGGCCGCAAATCAAGTAACTCACCATGTAGCGGTACTGTTCTTTGGTGGAGCAGACGACAGAGAAGCATTAGCATATGCATGGAGGATGTGTGAACATCCCAGGATCAGTCTCTCCGTATTGCGTTTCCTTCCCGGAGAAAGTACAGTGGAACCAACTCAGGATGGCCGACTTAATCAAAATGGAGGCCAAACCTTGACTGTAGTGACCGATAACGATAGAGAAAAACAGCTAGACGAGGACTATATAAACGAGTTCCGGGCAAGAACTATGCATGATTCCTCTGTAGTCTACACTGAGAAAGTGGTGAATCATGGAGAAGAAACAGTAGCAGCGATAAGATCAATAGACACAATCCACGATTTGTTCATAGTAGGTAGAGGACAGGGCATCGTATCCTCGGTGACGGCTGGACTTACTGACTGGAGCGAGTGCCCGGAACTCGGTGCCATTGGAGATTTATTGGCCTCATCAGATTTTGCGGCCACATATTCAGTGCTTGTCGTGCAACAATATGTGGGGATGGAGGCCCATGGAGATGCCATAATCGCCACACCCGACAGCCCAAATCAACACCAAGAACAGTATAGttttacacctccaagaaaccAGGCTGTGTTTCACCCACAACCCTGA
- the LOC140970141 gene encoding uncharacterized protein isoform X2 — METLAELERIQTQILHRISNLERSHLLQDFSQSLSLSPATAASATAAADATTEVRLSSILCANGVRDFAFKRVPSDYYCRPLEARRDVLSAASIHHLCKSIVLYTARFNAESVKNFLYTLNDGKISKKKINMRLAPEVASAKLTGYEHNGVTCIGMKTDIPVILDEAIVKLKPDFFWLGGGEIDLKLGIRTSQFIDFVKPFVVSCSSS; from the exons ATGGAGACTCTGGCGGAGCTGGAGAGAATCCAGACCCAGATCCTCCACCGGATATCGAACCTCGAACGATCTCATTTACTCCAAGACTTCTCCCAATCTCTCTCACTCTCTCCAGCCACCGCCGCCTCCGCCACTGCAGCTGCCGACGCCACCACCGAAGTCCGCCTCTCCTCCATACTCTGCGCCAACGGCGTTCGAGACTTCGCATTCAAACGCGTCCCCTCGGATTACTACTGCCGGCCTCTCGAAGCCCGCCGAGATGTCCTCTCTGCCGCCTCTATTCATCATCTTTGCAAGAGCATTGTTTTG TATACTGCTCGATTTAATGCTGAGAGTGTCAAGAACTTTTTGTACACACTCAACGATGGCAAGATatcgaaaaagaaaatcaacA TGAGACTTGCTCCAGAAGTAGCATCGGCAAAGTTGACTGGTTATGAACACAATGGAGTGACCTGCATTGGCATGAAAACTGATATACCg GTGATTTTGGATGAAGCGATTGTGAAGCTCAAACCAGATTTCTTCTGGTTGGGAGGTGGAGAAATTGATCTTAAGTTGGGGATCAGGACTTCACAATTCATTGATTTTGTAAAGCCATTTGTTGTCAGCTGTAGCAGTAGTTGA
- the LOC140970141 gene encoding uncharacterized protein isoform X1 encodes METLAELERIQTQILHRISNLERSHLLQDFSQSLSLSPATAASATAAADATTEVRLSSILCANGVRDFAFKRVPSDYYCRPLEARRDVLSAASIHHLCKSIVLVNTQAPADVTDCGDRNYSKYYVVIVQYTARFNAESVKNFLYTLNDGKISKKKINMRLAPEVASAKLTGYEHNGVTCIGMKTDIPVILDEAIVKLKPDFFWLGGGEIDLKLGIRTSQFIDFVKPFVVSCSSS; translated from the exons ATGGAGACTCTGGCGGAGCTGGAGAGAATCCAGACCCAGATCCTCCACCGGATATCGAACCTCGAACGATCTCATTTACTCCAAGACTTCTCCCAATCTCTCTCACTCTCTCCAGCCACCGCCGCCTCCGCCACTGCAGCTGCCGACGCCACCACCGAAGTCCGCCTCTCCTCCATACTCTGCGCCAACGGCGTTCGAGACTTCGCATTCAAACGCGTCCCCTCGGATTACTACTGCCGGCCTCTCGAAGCCCGCCGAGATGTCCTCTCTGCCGCCTCTATTCATCATCTTTGCAAGAGCATTGTTTTG GTAAACACTCAAGCCCCTGCCGATGTTACTGATTGTGGTGATCGGAATTATTCCAAGTACTATGTAGTCATTGTTCAG TATACTGCTCGATTTAATGCTGAGAGTGTCAAGAACTTTTTGTACACACTCAACGATGGCAAGATatcgaaaaagaaaatcaacA TGAGACTTGCTCCAGAAGTAGCATCGGCAAAGTTGACTGGTTATGAACACAATGGAGTGACCTGCATTGGCATGAAAACTGATATACCg GTGATTTTGGATGAAGCGATTGTGAAGCTCAAACCAGATTTCTTCTGGTTGGGAGGTGGAGAAATTGATCTTAAGTTGGGGATCAGGACTTCACAATTCATTGATTTTGTAAAGCCATTTGTTGTCAGCTGTAGCAGTAGTTGA
- the LOC140970142 gene encoding autophagy-related protein 8f-like, translating to MAKRSFREEHDLAKRRDEAARIREKYPDRIPVIVEKAENSNIPSIDKKKYLVPADLTVGQFVYVIRRRIKLSAEKAIFIFMDNVLPPTGALMSTVYEEKQDEDGFLYVTYSGENTFGDQILS from the exons ATGGCAAAGCGTTCGTTCAGGGAAGAGCATGACCTCG CGAAAAGACGTGATGAGGCTGCTAGAATCAGGGAGAAATACCCAGATAGAATCCCG GTGATTGTTGAGAAGGCAGAAAACAGTAATATTCCCAGTATTGACAAGAAAAA GTATCTGGTACCGGCTGACTTAACTGTTGGACAGTTTGTCTATGTGATACGCAGAAGGATCAAACTGAGCGCCGAAAAggcaattttcatatttatggaCAATGTGTTGCCGCCAACAG GCGCGCTTATGTCAACTGTGTACGAGGAAAAGCAGGATGAAGATGGTTTCCTTTACGTAACCTACAGCGGAGAGAACACATTTGGGGACCAGATTCTATCATAG
- the LOC140970172 gene encoding uncharacterized protein, translating to MEKIGCTIDGNLDDSKFNEPIPWIGLYVVAASAACAIAMAIDAFHGFRYRKFWFPCKYFALNATTLTVIAVAVKLSVDLNTSMPRSHDQLAKLSSTVFMCIVISNSLPSLGNMSNKELMMNVVALGILVITVIVNICIQLGTGVIYVFFIEHVLVMFLMVVLFGIVLSSALAIPATKFYLDLKYDKKYKRAKQESINHANDSITQRLTDDLERYWVMAHTCNPQFVMGRLATCTASGAFCLLSALTLAEAMLRSYLMPRSFRFCVGESDYKWSSILILVTQAVAIGAGTIAPAMRWFTAIKFTCPKKASRACRVKRLWVEKYWIKKLHHLKETPLDLRIYSRQCRKLVHNTKNKVLVVCIWIQIAVVVSSKSVRLTSIYFVYLFLIFHQSCKKLVGSFRCTGTNPNFDAELDTNNSCKLDLSRYVLRLEGEEEIVDLMMGCDRDATGHWIRMGRKKQPRYLIQLLEKLSTSRGGFEGVYNFDSNQVPSLDLEEPPNSWALPVVTLTSIAVAVSNTDFRSVKELINCVHEGLIYIRIVENSLDIKRDLVNIRRTAQILWAEVELHYKWLDVELREMALQGKSPRDIISELSDIAKNKFSEYQKIDIIGCLRDSPSKWPGELLAANSMYRACQTLLLNMGHKSNECSKAMFERLTAMITDLIGACLTNLQHAISIKCHHSSIEEREEIVRMGILLLGKSEKILEILSCQPLPSSNPELLACINEWRALSKEKDPLSCDSIPTSSDSNFSTSPDLYLRIE from the coding sequence ATGGAGAAGATTGGTTGCACCATCGATGGAAACTTGGATGATTCCAAGTTCAACGAGCCAATACCATGGATCGGCCTCTATGTCGTGGCAGCCTCCGCAGCTTGCGCAATAGCCATGGCGATCGACGCCTTCCACGGCTTCAGGTACCGAAAATTCTGGTTCCCTTGCAAATACTTTGCTCTCAATGCCACAACTTTGACTGTCATCGCCGTGGCAGTCAAGCTCTCGGTTGATCTTAACACCTCCATGCCCCGCTCGCATGATCAGCTAGCCAAGCTTAGCAGTACTGTTTTTATGTGCATAGTAATTAGTAATTCTTTGCCTTCTTTGGGAAACATGTCAAATAAAGAGCTGATGATGAATGTGGTGGCTTTGGGGATTCTTGTTATTACTGTAATTGTTAATATTTGCATCCAATTGGGTACCGGAGTGATTTACGTGTTCTTTATAGAACATGTTCTCGTGATGTTTTTAATGGTGGTTCTTTTTGGGATCGTGCTTTCTTCGGCTTTGGCGATTCCTGCGACtaagttttatcttgatctcaAGTATGATAAGAAGTACAAAAGAGCAAAGCAAGAATCCATTAACCATGCCAATGATTCCATAACTCAGAGACTGACAGACGACCTTGAAAGATATTGGGTGATGGCTCATACGTGTAACCCGCAGTTCGTTATGGGGCGGTTGGCAACTTGCACGGCCTCGGGAGCGTTCTGCCTGCTGAGCGCCTTGACATTGGCGGAAGCGATGCTTCGTAGCTACCTTATGCCACGGTCCTTTAGATTTTGTGTCGGAGAGTCGGATTATAAGTGGTCAAGTATTTTGATACTTGTGACTCAGGCTGTTGCGATAGGAGCAGGTACGATAGCCCCGGCTATGAGATGGTTCACAGCCATCAAATTCACGTGTCCCAAGAAAGCGAGCAGGGCCTGCAGGGTCAAGCGCTTATGGGTGGAGAAATACTGGATAAAAAAGCTGCATCATCTGAAAGAGACTCCGTTGGATCTGAGAATCTACAGCCGGCAGTGTCGAAAGCTTGTGCATAATACGAAGAACAAGGTCTTGGTTGTATGCATTTGGATTCAGATAGCAGTTGTGGTGTCGAGCAAATCAGTCCGGCTAACATCCATCTACTTTGTGTACTTGTTTCTGATTTTCCACCAGAGCTGCAAGAAACTTGTCGGCTCGTTCAGATGCACGGGCACAAATCCGAACTTTGATGCAGAATTGGATACTAACAACAGTTGCAAGCTGGATCTCAGCCGCTATGTTTTGCGTCTTGAAGGAGAGGAAGAGATCGTGGACTTGATGATGGGATGTGACAGGGATGCTACTGGACATTGGATCAGAATGGGGAGAAAGAAGCAGCCACGGTATCTCATACAACTTTTAGAGAAACTCAGTACTTCACGAGGAGGATTCGAGGGGgtatataactttgacagtaaCCAGGTTCCGTCTCTGGATCTTGAAGAACCCCCCAACAGCTGGGCTCTACCCGTGGTGACACTAACAAGCATTGCAGTTGCAGTTAGCAACACCGACTTTCGTTCTGTGAAAGAGCTAATAAATTGCGTACATGAAGGCCTTATTTACATTAGAATCGTGGAAAATAGTCTGGACATAAAAAGGGACCTTGTCAATATCAGAAGAACAGCACAAATTCTGTGGGCCGAAGTAGAGCTCCATTACAAGTGGCTTGATGTGGAACTCCGTGAAATGGCGCTCCAAGGGAAAAGCCCTAGAGACATAATTTCAGAACTTTCGGACATAGCTAAGAACAAGTTTTCAGAGTACCAAAAGATAGATATAATAGGCTGTTTGAGGGACAGCCCTTCAAAATGGCCAGGCGAGCTCTTGGCTGCAAATTCAATGTATCGAGCGTGCCAAACCCTTTTGCTAAATATGGGTCACAAATCGAACGAGTGCAGCAAAGCGATGTTCGAAAGACTTACCGCCATGATCACCGACTTGATAGGGGCTTGTCTCACGAACCTGCAACATGCCATATCGATAAAATGTCACCATAGCAGCATTGAAGAAAGAGAGGAAATAGTCCGCATGGGTATTCTTCTTCTTGGTAAATCAGAAAAGATCTTAGAAATTCTCAGTTGCCAACCACTTCCAAGTTCAAATCCAGAACTATTGGCTTGCATTAACGAATGGCGTGCATTAAGCAAAGAGAAAGATCCTCTGTCTTGTGATTCCATTCCTACAAGTAGTGACTCGAATTTTAGTACTTCACCGGACTTGTACCTGCGTATCGAGTAA